ACGCTGGCGCTTTTTTTCCGCTTCCTGCTGGGCGATCAGCGCTTTCTGTCGCGCCTCTTCGGCCTCGCGTGCCTGGCGTGCCAGGGTTTCTTCGATGGTCTTGAGCACTTTGGCCAGGTCGGCCTGGTCCTGCTCGCGGGCCTGCAGCTTGGCGTCGCGGGCCTTCACGTCGTCATTGAGCTTGGCCAGGGCCAGCTGGCGCTCCTTGCGGACCTTGTCCAGCTCGTCGCGCTGGGCGCTGAGGCTGGCTTTCTGGTCCTCCAGCTGCGACTGCTGGTTGGCGATTTCCTGTTCGACGTTGGCCAACTGGCGCAGGGTCTCGTTGAAGCTTTTCAGTTGCTCCAGGCGGGCCTTGCTCAGGTAGTCGTAGTAGGTCAGGGTGCGCGCGAATTTCTCCGGGTTCTGCTGGTTGAGCAGCAACTTGAGGTATTCCTGGCGGCCGCTCTGGTAGGCGGCGCGGGCCTGGATCGCGATCAAGCGTTGCTGTTCAACGCGTGCGCTCTGGAGTTTTTTTTTCTCAGCGTCGAGTCGCTCCAGTTCCGACTCGCTCTTCTTTAGTTCTTTTTGCAGCTCCTGGACCTGCTTCTCCAGCTTGCCCATTTCGGTTTCCGTGCCGCGCAGATCTTTCTGCACCCCGGATTTTTCTTCCTGGAGCTTGCCGAGCAGTTTTTTCAGCTCGGTAATGTCCTGACGCGTAGCGTCCAACTGTTGTTGAGTTTGTGCGCGCTCGTCGGCAAACGCCGGTTGGAGCAGGCAGACAAGAGCGAGGGTAATCAAGGCGCGAAGCATAGAGGCGGGCGACACCAGGGAAAGGGACGGCCTAGTATGCCCGCCAAGCGCTGCAAAAAAAACGCCCAATTCGGCCTGGAAGGCAAGATAGGTGCCGAGCGGCGGTGGTATGGCAAAAAGACATCTACCAAACACCGCAGATCCCATGTGGGAAGGGACAAGCCCCTCCCACATGTTTGTTGAGATCAGACCAGAATTGAGGTCCCGGTCATCTCTTTGGGCTTCTCCAACCCCATCAGCATCAGCATGGTCGGTGCCACATCCGCCAGCACGCCGCCTTCACGCACTTTGAAGTCGCGCTTGCCTACATAGATGAACGGCACCGGCTCGGTGGTGTGGGCGGTATGGGCCTGGCCGGTGGTTTCGTCGGACATCTGCTCGCAGTTGCCGTGGTCGGCGGTGATCAGCGCTTCGCCGCCGACTTTTTCCAGGGCCTCGACAATGCGGCCGACGCACAGGTCCAGGCATTCCACGGCCTTGGTCGCAGCTTCCAGATTGCCGCTGTGGCCGACCATGTCACCGTTGGCGTAGTTGACCACGATCACGTCGTAACGCTGGTGGTCAATGGCGTCGACGATCTTGTCGGTGACTTCCGGCGCGCTCATTTCCGGCTGCAGGTCGTAGGTGGCGACTTTCGGCGAAGGGATCAGGATGCGTTCTTCGCCTGGGAACGGTTCTTCACGGCCGCCGGAGAAGAAGAAGGTGACGTGGGCGTATTTTTCGGTTTCAGCGATACGCAGCTGGGTCTTGCCGTTCTTCGCCAGGTAGTCGCCCAGCACGTTGTCCAGGCTGCCGGCAGCAAAGGCAGCGGGGGCCGGGATGCTGGCGGCGTATTGGGTCAGGCCGACGTATTGGACTTTTGGCTGGCGCGCCCGCTCGAATTCCTTGAAACCGTCTTCGACAAACACACGGCTCAGCTCGCGGGCACGGTCGGCGCGGAAGTTCATGAACACCACGGCGTCGCCGTCTTCGACCTTGACCGGCTCGCCGATGGTGGTGGCCTTGACGAATTCATCGCTCTCGCCACGGGCGTAGGCAGCTTCCAGGCCTTCCTGGGCGGTGGCGGCGTGGAATTCGGCCTGGCCGTCGACGATCAGGTTGTAGGCCTGGGACACGCGGTCCCAACGGTTGTCGCGGTCCATGGCGAAGTAGCGGCCCACCAGGCTGGCGATGCGGCCCTTGCCCAGAGCGGCGAAGGTGGCGTCCAGCAGCTCGATGGAGGATTGCGCGCTTTTTGGCGGGGTGTCGCGGCCATCGAGGAAGGCGTGCAGGTAGATCTTGTCGGCGCCGCGCTTGAAGGCCAGCTCGGCCATTGCCACCAGATGGTCCTGGTGACTGTGAACGCCGCCGTCGGACAGCAGGCCCATGAAGTGTACGGCTTTGCCGGCGGCCACTGCTTTATCTACCGCTGCGCAGAGGGTCGGGTTCTCGAAGAACTCGCCATCGCGGATCGATTTGGTCACGCGAGTGAAGTCTTGATAGACCACTCGTCCGGCGCCGAGGTTCATGTGGCCGACTTCCGAGTTGCCCATCTGGCCGTCCGGCAGGCCCACGTCCATGCCCGAGCCGGAGATCAGGCCGTTGGGCACCGTCGCGGTCAGGCGGTCGAGTACGGGCTTCTTGGCCGCGTACACCGCGTTGTCGTGGTGGCTTTCACTGTGTCCGAAGCCATCGAGAATTATCAGGACCAAAGGTTTAGGCGTGGTAGTCATAGATCCTCTCGCGGCGGTAATAAAGGAAGGCAATTGAAAAGGGAGTGGCAGTTTAAAGCGAAGTTCCGACCACGTCACCGCTTTACGGGGGTTGGCCCCCCCTGACGGCTGTGTATACTTACCGCCATTTTAACGCCCTGGAACCTCCTTGATGGTTGATCACCTGATTGCATTTGCCACTGCCCACTATCTGCTCGTGGGTGCCTTCGTCATCCTGCTGGCGCTGCTGATCGCTCACGAATTGAGCCGTGGTGGCCGCAGCCTGAGCACGTCGGAGCTGACCGCGCTGGTCAACAAGGATGAGGCCATTGTGGTGGATATCCGCCCAGTCAAGGATTTCGCCGCCGGCCACATCGTCGGTGCCCTGAACATTCCTCAGGACAAGCTGATCGCGCGCCTGGCCGAGCTGGAAAAGCACAAGGCCAAGACCATCATCCTGGTCGACGCCCAGGGCCAGCACGCCGGTACCCACGCCCGCGAGATGCTCAAGACCGGTTTCACCGCCGCCAAGCTGTCCGGTGGCATCAGCAGCTGGCGCGCCGATAACCTGCCGCTGGTGAAGTGATATGAGCCAGGTCGTCGTATATTCCAGCGATTGGTGCCCTTACTGCATGCGGGCCAAGGCCCTGCTGGAGAAAAAGGGCGTTGCCTTCGAAGAGATCAAGGTCGATGGCAAACCCCAGGTGCGTGCCGAAATGGCCCAGAACGCGGGGCGCACGTCAGTGCCGCAGATCTGGATCGGCGCCAAACACATCGGTGGTTGCGACGACCTGTTTGCCCTGGAGCGCGCCGGTAAACTCGATGCGCTGCTGCTCGTCTGACTCCTAACCCCTAAAAGACCCCAAGATCAAGAAGGATCTGCGATGACTGACCAACAGAACACCGAAGCAGCAGAAGCCCAAGGCCCACAATTTTCGCTGCAGCGTATCTATGTGCGTGACTTGTCGTTCGAAGCGCCGAAAAGCCCGGCTATCTTCCGCCAGGAATGGACCCCAAGCGTTGCCCTGGACCTGAACACCCGTCAAAAGGCACTGGAAGGCGATTTCCACGAAGTCGTGCTGACCTTGTCGGTCACCGTCAAGAATGGCGAAGAAGTGGCCTTCATCGCTGAAGTGCAACAGGCCGGTATCTTCCTGATCCAGGGCCTGGACGAAGCGTCCATGAGCCACACCCTGGGTGCGTTCTGCCCGAACATCCTGTTCCCGTATGCCCGCGAGACCCTGGACAGCCTGGTCACCCGTGGTTCGTTCCCGGCGTTGATGCTGGCTCCGGTGAACTTCGATGCCCTGTACGCTCAAGAGCTGCAGCGCATGCAACAGGAAGGCGCACCGACGGTTCAGTAATCTCGAACCCGACGCAGAACCCAATGTGGGAGGGGGCTTGCTCCCGATAGCGGTGGATCAGTCACGTAGATGTCGACTGACACTCCGCCATCGGGGTGTAGAACCGTAGACATCGTTTACATCTGAAACCGGGGACATCGTTTACACATTTGAGGCCTGGACGCGGGTCATACCTCGTCCAAGCCTCCCCAAGGGATAATCACACAGGTACAAATCCCAAGCTTCATCTTCAGCTTCTTTGAGCCCTATCCTTTCCCCGGACAGCGCCTCGCTGATAAATACCAACTTGCCGTTCCACTTGATCGATCCGTCCTGCCTGACGCTTCGAACTTTCATTTCTGCCGGATATTCCACATCGGGCAAGCATCCTGGATAAATTCGGGTGGACGGCACATACAAGTCTCCCGGACGTTTCATGCCGAGCGCTTCGTGAGGGCGTACGTAATTAAACTCATGCCTGAAATGCTCCAGCAAAAGCTGCTGCTCGACTAAGTTTTTCCCTAAGGGCAACTCAAGTTTCAAGCTACGGTGCATTCGTTCATGGCGACCATTCTGGGCGGGTCTTCCCGGCATGGTTCGCTCGGGATAAATACCCAGCCGAATCCACCAAACTGCCAGTGTGGATATTCTTGCCAGGCCAGGAGAGGCGAACGGTACCCCGTTGTCCGAACGGATAACTTCCGGCATGCCGTACTCCTGAAAAAGCCTCTCAAAGGCCTGTTTTACAGGCTGGGTCATGATCTTGGGATGGGCCCTGCACGCTAAAATCAGCCGCGACGCATGGTCTGTGACGGTCAAAGGGAAGCACATCTGAGCATTAAGCATCTTGAACTGCCCTTTGTAGTCAGCACACCACGTCTTGTTAGGTTCGTCGGCCTTTCGCATTTGTGCGTGGGAAATGCTGTGTCGGCGTTTGAAGCGCCGCTTTTTGACGAGCCCAAGTCGGTCAAGCCATTGACCGGCCGTACTTGGAGAGGGCCAGGTGACGGAGGGATCTTCCAGCCGTAATAGCTCGAGAAGCTTTTTCGGCCCCCATTTATCGTGAGCCTCCTTCATCGCGACTACACGGGCCAAAATCTCGTCGTCGGTTTTATTTGGGCTGTTGTGAGGTCGCCGGGACAGTTCGGATAAAGACCTCAAATCGCCGTCGTGCCGGGCAATCCACTTATCGACGGTAGGTCGGCTAACGTCAAAGCGGCGTGCCAACTGGCTTTTGGTGAAGTTGCCAGAAAGCCAATCAGCTACCAGCTTGATTCTTTGATTCATGGGGGACTCTTGGTTCCAGGGCATGATCAGTTACCTCCTGATCATGCGTATTAGCCTGTAAACCATGTCCCCGGTTAGAAATGTAAACGATGTCCCCGGTTTGTACCGGGGCAAGCCCCCTCCCACATTTGTTATGTGTGCTATTTGAAGCCGAGTTGGCGCCAGCCTTCGTAGACGGCAACGGCGACGGTGTTCGACAGGTTCAGGCTGCGGCAGCCTTCGCGCATCGGCAGGCGCAGGCGATGCCCGTCCGGCAGGGCGTCGAGTACGTCGGCCGGCAGGCCACGGCTTTCCGGGCCGAACAGGAAGGCGTCGCCTTCGGCGAAGCTGGCATCATGGAACGGTCGCGAACCCTTGGTGGTGAACGCGAACAGCCGTGGGTGGCCCAGGCTTTCCAGGCAGCTGGCCAGGTCGGCATGGCGCTGCAGGGTGGCATACTCGTGGTAGTCCAGGCCGGCACGGCGCAGGCGCTTGTCGTCCATGTCGAAGCCCAGGGGCTCGATCAAATGCAGGTGGCAGCCACTGTTGGCGCACAGCCTGATAACGTTGCCGGTATTCGGCGGAATTTCTGGTTGAAAAAGGATGACGTGAAACATGCACGGCTCCGAAGGCAAAGATGCGCTGCATTCTACCCCTGAAGAAGACCCAAGACCGAAGCTAATGCCGAGGGTCATGGGCTCATTGGCGATTGTCGGCCTGATGGTGGGCCTGATGATCGGCCGCCTGACCACCCCTGACCCGGTCGAGTTGCAGCAGATAGAGACGGCGGCGGACGGTGTGGTGGTGTGGTTCAACAGCGAACCCAAGCTGCACGGCGAGCACGTCGACGGCACCGTGGCGCTGTTGTTCGATGCACAAGGCAAAGCCGCCAGCGGGCAGCTCAAGGTCAACGACAAGGATGTGAACTGGCGCGTGCGCAAGACCGATGCGGGCTTGCTGCTGAACCTGGTGGCGGCTCGGCCGTTGCGCGGGGAGTGGAAGGGCGAGGAGGTCGATGACCGCTGGCGGCTGGAGATCCATCTCCAAGAGCAATAAAAGAGGGAGTTCCCGGCCTGCCTGTACCAGGGCTCCCAAAACGGGGTGAAGCCAGAGGCTTCGGTGTTAAAGAGGGAATCCCCGGCCTGCCTGTACCGAGGTTCCCGAAAGCGGTGTGGAGCGCGACGCGGTTCGCATCAAGCACCCCGGGTGTAAAGAGGGGATTCTCGGCCTGCCTGTACCAAGGTCCCCGAAACTGGGTTGTACAAGGGTTATTGCAGGGCGCGTGCCAGACTCGCCAAACTGTGCCAAATAATTTCATCAGAAAGCGCAAAGCCCCGGAATACGGGGCTTTGGTGTTTTCGGGGTTCAGCATTTTTTTAACAAGAGGCTTGCCTCGGGCTTGGAACGTGTGCGCGATGCTAGAACAGGGTGCATTGAAGCGGTGCACGGTTCTGAGTCCGTGTGGAGGTCCAAATGTGAGAGGGGGCTTGCTCCCGATGGCGGAGTGTCAGTCGATATCTATCTGACTGATCCACCGCTATCGGGATGTAGAACCGTAGACATCGTTTACATCTGAAACCGGGGACATCGTTTACACATTTGAGGCCTGGACGCGGGTCATACCTCGTCCAAGCCTCCCCAAGGGATAATCACACAGGTACAAATCCCAAGCTTCATCTTCAGCTTCTTTGAGCCCTATCCTTTCCCCGGACAGCGCCTCGCTGATAAATACCAACTTGCCGTTCCACTTGATCGATCCGTCCTGCCTGACGCTTCGAACTTTCATTTCTGCCGGATATTCCACATCGGGCAAGCATCCTGGATAAATTCGGGTGGACGGCACATACAAGTCTCCTGGACGTTTCATGCCGAGCGCTTCGTGAGGGCGTACGTAATTAAACTCATGCCTGAAATGCTCCAGCAAAAGCTGCTGCTCGACTAAGTTTTTCCCTAAGGGCAACTCAAGTTTCAAGCTACGGTGCATTCGTTCATGGCGACCATTCTGGGCGGGTCTTCCCGGCATGGTTCGCTCGGGATAAATACCCAGCCGAATCCACCAAACTGCCAGTGTGGATATTCTTGCCAGGCCAGGAGAGGCGAACGGTACCCCGTTGTCCGAACGGATAACTTCCGGCATGCCGTACTCCTGAAAAAGCCTCTCAAAGGCCTGTTTTACAGGCTGGGTCATGATCTTGGGATGGGCCCTGCACGCTAAAATCAGCCGCGACGCATGGTCTGTGACGGTCAAAGGGAAGCACATCTGAGCATTAAGCATCTTGAACTGCCCTTTGTAGTCAGCACACCACGTCTTGTTAGGTTCGTCGGCCTTTCGCATTTGTGCGTGGGAAATGCTGTGTCGGCGTTTGAAGCGCCGCTTTTTGACGAGCCCAAGTCGGTCAAGCCATTGACCGGCCGTACTTGGAGAGGGCCAGGTGACGGAGGGATCTTCCAGCCGTAATAGCTCGAGAAGCTTTTTCGGCCCCCATTTATCGTGAGCCTCCTTCATCGCGACTACACGGGCCAAAATCTCGTCGTCGGTTTTATTTGGGCTGTTGTGAGGTCGCCGGGACAGTTCGGATAAAGACCTCAAATCGCCGTCGTGCCGGGCAATCCACTTATCGACGGTAGGTCGGCTAACGTCAAAGCGGCGTGCCAACTGGCTTTTGGTGAAGTTGCCAGAAAGCCAATCAGCTACCAGCTTGATTCTTTGATTCATGGGGGACTCTTGGTTCCAGGGCAT
This genomic window from Pseudomonas marginalis contains:
- a CDS encoding murein hydrolase activator EnvC family protein, with protein sequence MLRALITLALVCLLQPAFADERAQTQQQLDATRQDITELKKLLGKLQEEKSGVQKDLRGTETEMGKLEKQVQELQKELKKSESELERLDAEKKKLQSARVEQQRLIAIQARAAYQSGRQEYLKLLLNQQNPEKFARTLTYYDYLSKARLEQLKSFNETLRQLANVEQEIANQQSQLEDQKASLSAQRDELDKVRKERQLALAKLNDDVKARDAKLQAREQDQADLAKVLKTIEETLARQAREAEEARQKALIAQQEAEKKRQREAELAATTDAPAPRKPVHAAPGPLVSSAGESFGGPFASARGKLPWPVDGRLLARFGETRGDDTRAKWDGVMISASAGSQVHAVHGGRVVFADWLRGAGLLVILDHGNGYLSLYGHNQTLLKSAGDVVKAGESISTVGNSGGQDTPALYFAIRQQGRPSDPAQWCRSQG
- the grxC gene encoding glutaredoxin 3; translation: MSQVVVYSSDWCPYCMRAKALLEKKGVAFEEIKVDGKPQVRAEMAQNAGRTSVPQIWIGAKHIGGCDDLFALERAGKLDALLLV
- the secB gene encoding protein-export chaperone SecB, yielding MTDQQNTEAAEAQGPQFSLQRIYVRDLSFEAPKSPAIFRQEWTPSVALDLNTRQKALEGDFHEVVLTLSVTVKNGEEVAFIAEVQQAGIFLIQGLDEASMSHTLGAFCPNILFPYARETLDSLVTRGSFPALMLAPVNFDALYAQELQRMQQEGAPTVQ
- a CDS encoding tRNA (cytidine(34)-2'-O)-methyltransferase, which translates into the protein MFHVILFQPEIPPNTGNVIRLCANSGCHLHLIEPLGFDMDDKRLRRAGLDYHEYATLQRHADLASCLESLGHPRLFAFTTKGSRPFHDASFAEGDAFLFGPESRGLPADVLDALPDGHRLRLPMREGCRSLNLSNTVAVAVYEGWRQLGFK
- a CDS encoding rhodanese-like domain-containing protein: MVDHLIAFATAHYLLVGAFVILLALLIAHELSRGGRSLSTSELTALVNKDEAIVVDIRPVKDFAAGHIVGALNIPQDKLIARLAELEKHKAKTIILVDAQGQHAGTHAREMLKTGFTAAKLSGGISSWRADNLPLVK
- a CDS encoding integrase core domain-containing protein; translation: MPWNQESPMNQRIKLVADWLSGNFTKSQLARRFDVSRPTVDKWIARHDGDLRSLSELSRRPHNSPNKTDDEILARVVAMKEAHDKWGPKKLLELLRLEDPSVTWPSPSTAGQWLDRLGLVKKRRFKRRHSISHAQMRKADEPNKTWCADYKGQFKMLNAQMCFPLTVTDHASRLILACRAHPKIMTQPVKQAFERLFQEYGMPEVIRSDNGVPFASPGLARISTLAVWWIRLGIYPERTMPGRPAQNGRHERMHRSLKLELPLGKNLVEQQLLLEHFRHEFNYVRPHEALGMKRPGDLYVPSTRIYPGCLPDVEYPAEMKVRSVRQDGSIKWNGKLVFISEALSGERIGLKEAEDEAWDLYLCDYPLGRLGRGMTRVQASNV
- a CDS encoding integrase core domain-containing protein; translation: MPWNQESPMNQRIKLVADWLSGNFTKSQLARRFDVSRPTVDKWIARHDGDLRSLSELSRRPHNSPNKTDDEILARVVAMKEAHDKWGPKKLLELLRLEDPSVTWPSPSTAGQWLDRLGLVKKRRFKRRHSISHAQMRKADEPNKTWCADYKGQFKMLNAQMCFPLTVTDHASRLILACRAHPKIMTQPVKQAFERLFQEYGMPEVIRSDNGVPFASPGLARISTLAVWWIRLGIYPERTMPGRPAQNGRHERMHRSLKLELPLGKNLVEQQLLLEHFRHEFNYVRPHEALGMKRPGDLYVPSTRIYPGCLPDVEYPAEMKVRSVRQDGSIKWNGKLVFISEALSGERIGLKEAEDEAWDLYLCDYPLGRLGRGMTRVQASNV
- the gpmI gene encoding 2,3-bisphosphoglycerate-independent phosphoglycerate mutase → MTTTPKPLVLIILDGFGHSESHHDNAVYAAKKPVLDRLTATVPNGLISGSGMDVGLPDGQMGNSEVGHMNLGAGRVVYQDFTRVTKSIRDGEFFENPTLCAAVDKAVAAGKAVHFMGLLSDGGVHSHQDHLVAMAELAFKRGADKIYLHAFLDGRDTPPKSAQSSIELLDATFAALGKGRIASLVGRYFAMDRDNRWDRVSQAYNLIVDGQAEFHAATAQEGLEAAYARGESDEFVKATTIGEPVKVEDGDAVVFMNFRADRARELSRVFVEDGFKEFERARQPKVQYVGLTQYAASIPAPAAFAAGSLDNVLGDYLAKNGKTQLRIAETEKYAHVTFFFSGGREEPFPGEERILIPSPKVATYDLQPEMSAPEVTDKIVDAIDHQRYDVIVVNYANGDMVGHSGNLEAATKAVECLDLCVGRIVEALEKVGGEALITADHGNCEQMSDETTGQAHTAHTTEPVPFIYVGKRDFKVREGGVLADVAPTMLMLMGLEKPKEMTGTSILV